The Pogona vitticeps strain Pit_001003342236 chromosome 3, PviZW2.1, whole genome shotgun sequence genome includes a window with the following:
- the PCDH17 gene encoding protocadherin-17 isoform X9, which translates to MYPSLWCLFLCWAPALSLKNLNYSVPEEQGAGTVIGNIGRDARLQSGAGGGGGSPSVERARGGGGGAKATFRVLENSAPHLLDVDGESGLLYTKQRIDREALCRRSAKCQLSLEVFANDQEICMIKVEIQDLNDNAPAFPSDQVDLDISENAAPGTRFPLASAHDPDAGENGLRTYLLTRDDYGLFSLDVKARGDGTKFPELVVQKPLDREEQSHHTLVLTALDGGDPPRSGTVQLNVRLIDSNDNSPVFEAAAYVVELPENAPLGTAVIDLNATDADEGTNGQVLYSFSGYAPERVRELFSIDPQTGLIRVKGNLDYEEGALVEIDVQARDLGPNPIPAHCKVTVRLVDRNDNAPTIGFVSVRQGALSEAAPPGTVIALVRVTDRDSGKNGQLLCRVQGDGSGGDGAVPFTLEENYDNLYTVVTDRPLDREVQDEYNVTILARDGGNPPLNSTKSFSVRILDENDNPPRFSKSLYVLQVPENNIPGEYLGSVLAKDPDLGQNGTVSYSILPGHVGDVSIYTYVSVNPTNGAIYALRSFNYEQTKHFEFHVLAKDSGSPHRESNATVRVTVLDVNDNAPLIVLPALINDTAELQVPRNAGVGYPVGTVRALDNDFGESGRLTYEIVEGNEEHLFEMDPTSGEIRTLHPYWEELSPVAELVVKVSDHGKPSLSAVAKLIVRALAGPLPEAGEPQVNGEQHRRPHWDLSLPLIVTLSTVSIILLAAMITIAVKCKRENKEIRTYNCRIAEYSHPQLGGGGNGSGGGGGNSGSKGKKKKISKNDIMLVPSEGEDSRGPLNVMNVVSSPSLATSPMYFDYQTRLPLSSPRSEVMYLKPASNNLTVPQGHVGCHTSFTGQGTNNVTEAPASRMSIIQNSKGEAKDPLLGSVDRPAVRKENFQNKRSALIAQMNAECLVIPTDVGCPSSLLPTRLKMQIIEQISLSPQWKLMLRLRLTKL; encoded by the coding sequence ATGTACCCTTCGCTCTGGTGTTTATTCCTTTGCTGGGCGCCCGCCCTGTCGCTGAAGAACCTGAACTATTCGGTGCCTGAGGAGCAGGGCGCCGGCACGGTGATCGGCAACATCGGCCGCGATGCCCGGCTGCAGTCcggggccggcggcggcggcgggtcccCCTCGGTGGAGCGcgcccgcggcggcggcggcggagccaAGGCCACCTTCCGCGTCTTGGAGAACTCGGCGCCGCACCTGCTCGACGTGGACGGCGAGAGCGGCTTGCTGTACACCAAGCAGCGCATCGACCGCGAAGCGCTGTGCCGGCGGAGCGCCAAGTGCCAGCTCTCGCTCGAGGTCTTCGCCAACGACCAGGAGATCTGCATGATCAAGGTGGAAATCCAGGACCTCAACGACAACGCGCCCGCCTTTCCCTCCGACCAGGTGGACCTGGACATTTCGGAGAACGCGGCGCCGGGCACCCGCTTTCCGCTGGCGAGCGCCCACGACCCGGACGCCGGCGAGAACGGCCTGCGCACCTACTTGCTCACCCGCGACGACTACGGCCTCTTCTCGCTCGACGTCAAAGCCCGCGGCGACGGCACCAAGTTCCCGGAGCTGGTGGTCCAGAAACCCCTCGACCGCGAGGAGCAGAGCCACCACACGCTGGTCCTGACGGCGCTCGACGGCGGCGACCCGCCTCGCTCGGGCACGGTGCAGCTCAACGTCCGCCTCATCGACTCCAACGACAACAGCCCGGTCTTCGAGGCCGCCGCCTACGTGGTCGAGCTGCCCGAGAACGCCCCGCTGGGCACCGCGGTCATTGACCTCAACGCCACCGACGCGGACGAGGGCACCAACGGCCAGGTCCTCTACTCCTTCAGCGGCTACGCCCCCGAGCGCGTCCGCGAACTCTTCAGCATCGACCCCCAGACGGGCCTCATCCGCGTCAAAGGGAACCTCGACTACGAGGAGGGGGCGCTGGTCGAGATCGACGTGCAGGCCCGCGACCTCGGGCCCAACCCCATCCCGGCCCACTGCAAAGTCACCGTCCGCCTGGTCGACCGCAACGACAACGCGCCCACCATCGGCTTCGTCTCCGTGCGCCAGGGCGCCCTGAGCGAGGCGGCTCCTCCGGGCACCGTCATCGCCTTGGTGAGGGTGACCGACCGCGATTCCGGGAAGAACGGGCAGCTCCTGTGCCGAGTGCAAGGGGACGGGAGCGGGGGGGACGGAGCGGTGCCCTTTACCCTCGAGGAGAACTATGACAACTTGTATACTGTGGTGACCGACAGGCCCTTGGACCGAGAGGTGCAGGATGAGTACAATGTCACGATCCTAGCCCGAGATGGGGGCAACCCGCCACTGAACTCGACCAAGTCCTTCTCCGTCCGCATCCTGGATGAGAACGACAACCCACCCCGCTTCAGCAAGAGCCTCTACGTGCTTCAGGTGCCTGAGAACAACATCCCCGGTGAGTACTTGGGCTCCGTCTTGGCCAAGGATCCTGACCTGGGCCAGAATGGCACCGTGTCTTATTCTATTCTGCCCGGGCATGTGGGTGATGTCTCCATCTACACGTATGTGTCTGTCAACCCCACCAATGGTGCCATTTATGCCTTGCGCAGCTTCAACTACGAACAGACGAAACACTTTGAATTCCATGTGCTGGCCAAAGACTCCGGCTCACCCCACCGTGAGAGCAACGCCACGGTCCGTGTCACTGTCCTTGATGTCAATGACAATGCCCCCCTGATCGTCTTGCCAGCGCTTATCAATGACACTGCTGAGCTCCAGGTCCCACGTAATGCCGGCGTGGGGTACCCTGTTGGCACCGTTCGTGCTTTGGATAATGATTTTGGGGAGAGCGGGCGCCTCACATATGAGATTGTTGAAGGCAATGAGGAGCACCTTTTTGAGATGGACCCAACTAGTGGGGAGATCCGCACCCTCCATCCCTACTGGGAAGAGCTGAGCCCTGTGGCTGAACTGGTGGTGAAGGTCAGTGATCATGGGAAGCCCAGTCTTTCTGCGGTAGCCAAGCTAATAGTCCGGGCCTTGGCTGGTCCTCTGCCTGAAGCAGGTGAGCCCCAGGTGAATGGGGAGCAGCATCGACGCCCCCACTGGGACTTATCCCTCCCCCTGATTGTCACCCTGAGCACTGTGTCCATCATCCTTCTGGCTGCCATGATCACCATTGCTGTGAAGTGCAAACGTGAGAACAAGGAGATCCGTACCTATAACTGCCGCATTGCTGAGTACAGCCACCCCCAGCTGGGTGGAGGTGGCAATGGGAGCGGTGGGGGAGGAGGCAACAGCGGGAGCAAgggcaagaagaagaagatcagCAAGAATGACATCATGCTGGTGCCCAGTGAAGGGGAGGACAGCCGAGGGCCCCTCAACGTCATGAATGTGGTGAGCAGCCCCTCCTTGGCCACCTCACCCATGTATTTTGACTACCAGACCCGTCTGCCCCTTAGCTCCCCGAGGTCTGAGGTGATGTACTTGAAACCAGCCTCCAACAACTTGACTGTGCCACAGGGACACGTGGGCTGTCACACCAGCTTCACAGGGCAAGGGACTAACAACGTCACTGAGGCTCCTGCGAGCCGGATGTCCATAATTCAG
- the PCDH17 gene encoding protocadherin-17 isoform X8, whose translation MYPSLWCLFLCWAPALSLKNLNYSVPEEQGAGTVIGNIGRDARLQSGAGGGGGSPSVERARGGGGGAKATFRVLENSAPHLLDVDGESGLLYTKQRIDREALCRRSAKCQLSLEVFANDQEICMIKVEIQDLNDNAPAFPSDQVDLDISENAAPGTRFPLASAHDPDAGENGLRTYLLTRDDYGLFSLDVKARGDGTKFPELVVQKPLDREEQSHHTLVLTALDGGDPPRSGTVQLNVRLIDSNDNSPVFEAAAYVVELPENAPLGTAVIDLNATDADEGTNGQVLYSFSGYAPERVRELFSIDPQTGLIRVKGNLDYEEGALVEIDVQARDLGPNPIPAHCKVTVRLVDRNDNAPTIGFVSVRQGALSEAAPPGTVIALVRVTDRDSGKNGQLLCRVQGDGSGGDGAVPFTLEENYDNLYTVVTDRPLDREVQDEYNVTILARDGGNPPLNSTKSFSVRILDENDNPPRFSKSLYVLQVPENNIPGEYLGSVLAKDPDLGQNGTVSYSILPGHVGDVSIYTYVSVNPTNGAIYALRSFNYEQTKHFEFHVLAKDSGSPHRESNATVRVTVLDVNDNAPLIVLPALINDTAELQVPRNAGVGYPVGTVRALDNDFGESGRLTYEIVEGNEEHLFEMDPTSGEIRTLHPYWEELSPVAELVVKVSDHGKPSLSAVAKLIVRALAGPLPEAGEPQVNGEQHRRPHWDLSLPLIVTLSTVSIILLAAMITIAVKCKRENKEIRTYNCRIAEYSHPQLGGGGNGSGGGGGNSGSKGKKKKISKNDIMLVPSEGEDSRGPLNVMNVVSSPSLATSPMYFDYQTRLPLSSPRSEVMYLKPASNNLTVPQGHVGCHTSFTGQGTNNVTEAPASRMSIIQTDNFPAEPNYMGSRQQFVQSSSTFKDPERASLRDSGHGDSDQADSDQDTNKGSCCDMSVREALKMKTTSTKPQPLEQARERPKTHCWDLWTGPL comes from the coding sequence ATGTACCCTTCGCTCTGGTGTTTATTCCTTTGCTGGGCGCCCGCCCTGTCGCTGAAGAACCTGAACTATTCGGTGCCTGAGGAGCAGGGCGCCGGCACGGTGATCGGCAACATCGGCCGCGATGCCCGGCTGCAGTCcggggccggcggcggcggcgggtcccCCTCGGTGGAGCGcgcccgcggcggcggcggcggagccaAGGCCACCTTCCGCGTCTTGGAGAACTCGGCGCCGCACCTGCTCGACGTGGACGGCGAGAGCGGCTTGCTGTACACCAAGCAGCGCATCGACCGCGAAGCGCTGTGCCGGCGGAGCGCCAAGTGCCAGCTCTCGCTCGAGGTCTTCGCCAACGACCAGGAGATCTGCATGATCAAGGTGGAAATCCAGGACCTCAACGACAACGCGCCCGCCTTTCCCTCCGACCAGGTGGACCTGGACATTTCGGAGAACGCGGCGCCGGGCACCCGCTTTCCGCTGGCGAGCGCCCACGACCCGGACGCCGGCGAGAACGGCCTGCGCACCTACTTGCTCACCCGCGACGACTACGGCCTCTTCTCGCTCGACGTCAAAGCCCGCGGCGACGGCACCAAGTTCCCGGAGCTGGTGGTCCAGAAACCCCTCGACCGCGAGGAGCAGAGCCACCACACGCTGGTCCTGACGGCGCTCGACGGCGGCGACCCGCCTCGCTCGGGCACGGTGCAGCTCAACGTCCGCCTCATCGACTCCAACGACAACAGCCCGGTCTTCGAGGCCGCCGCCTACGTGGTCGAGCTGCCCGAGAACGCCCCGCTGGGCACCGCGGTCATTGACCTCAACGCCACCGACGCGGACGAGGGCACCAACGGCCAGGTCCTCTACTCCTTCAGCGGCTACGCCCCCGAGCGCGTCCGCGAACTCTTCAGCATCGACCCCCAGACGGGCCTCATCCGCGTCAAAGGGAACCTCGACTACGAGGAGGGGGCGCTGGTCGAGATCGACGTGCAGGCCCGCGACCTCGGGCCCAACCCCATCCCGGCCCACTGCAAAGTCACCGTCCGCCTGGTCGACCGCAACGACAACGCGCCCACCATCGGCTTCGTCTCCGTGCGCCAGGGCGCCCTGAGCGAGGCGGCTCCTCCGGGCACCGTCATCGCCTTGGTGAGGGTGACCGACCGCGATTCCGGGAAGAACGGGCAGCTCCTGTGCCGAGTGCAAGGGGACGGGAGCGGGGGGGACGGAGCGGTGCCCTTTACCCTCGAGGAGAACTATGACAACTTGTATACTGTGGTGACCGACAGGCCCTTGGACCGAGAGGTGCAGGATGAGTACAATGTCACGATCCTAGCCCGAGATGGGGGCAACCCGCCACTGAACTCGACCAAGTCCTTCTCCGTCCGCATCCTGGATGAGAACGACAACCCACCCCGCTTCAGCAAGAGCCTCTACGTGCTTCAGGTGCCTGAGAACAACATCCCCGGTGAGTACTTGGGCTCCGTCTTGGCCAAGGATCCTGACCTGGGCCAGAATGGCACCGTGTCTTATTCTATTCTGCCCGGGCATGTGGGTGATGTCTCCATCTACACGTATGTGTCTGTCAACCCCACCAATGGTGCCATTTATGCCTTGCGCAGCTTCAACTACGAACAGACGAAACACTTTGAATTCCATGTGCTGGCCAAAGACTCCGGCTCACCCCACCGTGAGAGCAACGCCACGGTCCGTGTCACTGTCCTTGATGTCAATGACAATGCCCCCCTGATCGTCTTGCCAGCGCTTATCAATGACACTGCTGAGCTCCAGGTCCCACGTAATGCCGGCGTGGGGTACCCTGTTGGCACCGTTCGTGCTTTGGATAATGATTTTGGGGAGAGCGGGCGCCTCACATATGAGATTGTTGAAGGCAATGAGGAGCACCTTTTTGAGATGGACCCAACTAGTGGGGAGATCCGCACCCTCCATCCCTACTGGGAAGAGCTGAGCCCTGTGGCTGAACTGGTGGTGAAGGTCAGTGATCATGGGAAGCCCAGTCTTTCTGCGGTAGCCAAGCTAATAGTCCGGGCCTTGGCTGGTCCTCTGCCTGAAGCAGGTGAGCCCCAGGTGAATGGGGAGCAGCATCGACGCCCCCACTGGGACTTATCCCTCCCCCTGATTGTCACCCTGAGCACTGTGTCCATCATCCTTCTGGCTGCCATGATCACCATTGCTGTGAAGTGCAAACGTGAGAACAAGGAGATCCGTACCTATAACTGCCGCATTGCTGAGTACAGCCACCCCCAGCTGGGTGGAGGTGGCAATGGGAGCGGTGGGGGAGGAGGCAACAGCGGGAGCAAgggcaagaagaagaagatcagCAAGAATGACATCATGCTGGTGCCCAGTGAAGGGGAGGACAGCCGAGGGCCCCTCAACGTCATGAATGTGGTGAGCAGCCCCTCCTTGGCCACCTCACCCATGTATTTTGACTACCAGACCCGTCTGCCCCTTAGCTCCCCGAGGTCTGAGGTGATGTACTTGAAACCAGCCTCCAACAACTTGACTGTGCCACAGGGACACGTGGGCTGTCACACCAGCTTCACAGGGCAAGGGACTAACAACGTCACTGAGGCTCCTGCGAGCCGGATGTCCATAATTCAG